Within Meles meles chromosome 19, mMelMel3.1 paternal haplotype, whole genome shotgun sequence, the genomic segment AAAATCCCATGAAAATGCATCCTTGTGTCCTGCTTGAAAAAGCTGTTTAGGGGAATCTTTTTTGAGGAGCCGACTTaagtctgttcttttcttttcttttgtagtaaTGCTTTATCAGTCATCATTGATCATCATTGTAGCTCACCTTTGCAGGATCTTCTAATGATCTCTTGCTGCCTAACAGGCAACCCCAAGACTTAGCAGTATAGACAACTGTTTTGATACATTCATTGACTCTGTGTGTCAGGAGTTCACCCAGGGGACAGCACTGATGGTTTGTGTCTGCTACATGATGACTGgtcctcaactgggaaaatgtaaatggttGGGAGTGAGTCAAATGGTTGGGAGCTAGAATCATCTAGAAGCTTCCTTACTCACGTGTCTGGTGCCTGGGCCAAGATCATCTGAAGTTTGGGCTCAGCTGGGAATTGTCGATCAGAGCACACACATGTGGCTTTGCCAGTTGGCTTGAGCTTCCTCACAACATGGTGGCCAGAGGCTAGTTGACCGTCTTCTTACTTGGAGCTCAGGGATCCAAGAATGGGAGTGTCTCAACAAACAAGGAAGAAGTTGCATAGCCCTTTATTACATGAGAAGTCACACAGATTCCCTTTCGTGATGCTTTTGGCCCAATCATTTCCCCTTGACCACACTTTCTGTTGGTTAAAGAATTTACAAGTCTGCTCAGATTCAATAAGAGGAACGTAGATCACCACCTTTCAATAGGAATATCAAAAAACTTACAGCCACCTTTTAAAACCACTGTGCAGTGATACACATTCATTCTTCAGCTGATTAATAGAATTTCCACAGGTGAGGTacataagatttttatttattttttttacataagtttttttttaagattttatttatttgacagacagagatcacaagtaggcagagaggcaggcagagagagaggaaggaaagcaggctccctgctgagcagagatcccaatgtggggctggatcccaggaccctgggatcatgacctgagccaaaggcagaggctttaacccactgagccacccagacacccctttacATAAGATTTTTAAACTCTAGTTATAGCTGGAGTGTTTATTGGAAGGATATATTCAAATTTAACAATATGaatgatgtgtcttttttttttttttttttcatgaaatatcATGGGAACTTGGGCAATCACACCCATGCCTCCTGCTCAAAGGATTGATCCCGCCCAAGTTCAGGGATGCCAGCGGAGCCGCTTTGGCTATTTGTTCCTGCAAAGGCCCCAATTCCAAAATGGAACCCAAATCACAGATTTTGGTTGAATACTTAGGCCACAAGTGTACTTCGCTGCATCTTTCATATGTGATGTCCCTGAACCTTCAGAGTGCTGACCAGGAAGGTTTTTATTGGTAGTCCTTTTGGGGAAAAGAGGAGGGAGCTTGGAAAGCTCAAAGCCCCGGAGGCTGCGCAGCCAGTAAGCAGCATTATCAGGTGTTTGGTTGAGGCCCTGACAGGAAACAGCAACTCTAACGAGTCACTGAGAAGCGCTTCATTAACCATCAACAAACGTGTTGCCTGTGGGCAGCAAGCTGAGGAAGCCAGCAAGGAGGCATGTGGGGCGGAAGGTGGGAGTTTCTAGAAGCTCCTGGATATTTCTGGAACTAGGATAACGGTGAGCGAATGAAAGGGCTGTCAGGAGCTGCGGCTTTGTTTGTTAGAGGAACCCAGGGGGGGTTAAGCGGCTCTTTCCTCTCGCCCGAGGGTTTCTGGTGGTTCCCAGGGGTCCCGTGGGCTGAACTCAGCAGAAAGGCAGAGGTTAGGGGGACTCGTTGGTTGCCCTCGTGGAAGTCAGGGCACTCCGCCCCCGGCCCCCGAGGCCCACGTTCAACTGAAAAGTGTGGAAAGAGTGCGTCTGGAGGGACAATCGACGAACGCGCAGACCCTTTGCTCGAGGAGCTGCCGAACGCCCCCGCCCCAACTCTTGCGCTGGGCTCCCCAGGCGGGAGGGCGCATCCCGAGCGCTGGCCGGTTGCCATGGCGACCGCGGGAGCGGCGCGGACGCAAGTGCGCAAGCGCGCGCTGCGGCGCCAGCCCCGCTTCCGCGCAGCTGCGGGGATCCAGGGGAGACGACGCGTGACCCGCCGGGGCCGAAGCAGGGACAGACGCCCGCTCCTCGGCCCCTTCCCCGGGGAGCAGCGGGTCTGGGTGAGCCAAGCCGGCTTCTGGCGGGCGGCGGCATCCCGGCGGCCTGTCCCCGGCGCGATTGCGGGCCGACAGTCGGGGGCGGGGCTACGAGATCCTTGCCGGGAGGCAGCCGGGCAGGCCCCCGGGCAGGGCGGAGCGCAGGTTTTGGCCGGTCGCAGGACACCCGTGAGCAACAGGGGCTCGGTTTGGGGAGGAGGGGCCTGGGAAAGCGCGAGGAGGCCTGTAGGCCCGCCGCGCAGGGGGGCAGCTGAGATCTCTGAGCCTGGCCCTCTTCTGGGGAATCTGACCTCCCTCTCCTGTCACCTTACAGGATTAATATCTGGGGACCGCTGCCTCCTTCGGCCACCTTATAGACTGTCGAGTGCACGTGGGATTAGAGACGCTAGGTGTCCGCGACCATGGCCATGAACCTTCTGGAGGATTGGTGCAGGGGGATGGAAGTGGACATCCATAGGTCCCTGTTGGTCACGGGCATCCCCGAGGACTGTGGTCAAGCGGAAATTGAGGAGACTTTGAATGGGGTCCTCTCCCCGCTGGGCCCATACTTTGTGCTCAATAAGATTTTCCTGAGGGAAGAGAATGCCAAAGCTGCCCTAATTGAGGTGGGAGAGGGTGTGAATCTCAGGGCCATCCCCCGGGAGTTCCCAGGAAGGGGGGGTGTCTGGAGAGTGATTTGTAGAGACCCCACCCAGGatgctgagtttttaaaaaatctgaatgaatTCCTGGATTCCGAGGGACGCACCTGGGAGGATGTGGTCCGCCTGCTCCAGCTTGGCCAGCCCTCACGGCCCCAGAATTGGCCTCCACAGAACTGGGCAGATGCTTTGGGGGTGTTCTTGGGGGCAATGGTGCAGATCGTCTTCCACGTGGATGCTGAGATCCGCAGCCGCGAGGAAGCTGGGACTCAAGAAGGGGCTGATGACCAAGCAGCTTcagcctcagcctcagcctcagcCGCGTGGAGGAAGGTGAAGAAGGAGCCAGGGTGGGCTGCTGAAATAGGTTCCGCTTTGAAGATGGGGAATCTAGGCAGCTGGAACGACCCAGAAGACGAAGGTGACCCTCCGAAACCTCTGGTTCGTGGGGCTGGAGCTAAAAGTCGCTCCaggaagaagaagcagagaaaaagacCCAAGCAGGAATCCGTGCTCTGGAGGAAGCCCAGAGGCCGCCGTTTCAACAGCTCGGCCTCCTTGGAGGATCCTGAGGCTGCTGGGGCTGAAAATATGGAGGTCTCCGATTCCATCAGGAGCAAAAGGAAGCTGCGTGTGAAGCAGGAGGAGTCGGCCTTGAAGAAGCCCGTGGCAAAATGTGCCTGGAGGGCTCCCAGCAGCTCATCCCGTGACGCGTGGTCAGAAGCTGTGAGCCCTGGGGTTGCTTCGCAGTCAGACCAAGGTGGCGGTCGGGAGGGCCCCCCAAAGAAGAAGGCCATGGGCTGGGCCTTGGCAAAGAGCCCTGCGCCtgtgagaaagaagaagaaggtgagCTTGGGCCCTGTTTCATACGTCCTTGTCGAGTCAGAAGATGCCAAGAAGAAGCCAGTGATGGGGAAGAAAGGGCTGGGCTCAAGACGAGATGGGTCGCTTCAGAAGGCCCCGCGAGGCCCCCAGCCGGTGGGGTTGCTGGCCTCCACGTCTCGGGGCCCAAAGGCCAAGCCAGAAGGTTCTCTTCGGGCCTCCGGTGGTCAGAATGGTAACAGAAGTCACTTGGGTTGTGCCAGTGAGTGGCTGAGTGGAGAATCCGAGCAGGAGCGACAGGTGGGCGCAGAGGCGCTCAGGGCCGTCGCAGGTCAGGTGGAGCGCGGGGAGGACGCCAACGTGGTGGAGGGGGCGGGTGGCCCACCAGCTGAGGTTTTAGAGCGTGGAAGCCCTGACCTTCCTCCTAGAAGCCCCTGAAGGCCAACCTTGGGGACACCTATGAGAAGGCAGTGGAAGGGCAAACCCCCCACCTCTCTTTTGTTGGTGAGTGTCACTGTGGGGGTTTCAGGTCGTTCTGCCACTCCCTCCAACCCAATTCCCTTGATCAGAATTGAATAGTGGGGAGTGAGAACATTTGTCAGGGTCCATGACTTGGAGGGTCAAGTTTTCTGGAAGCCTGGTTGGGGGGATAGACATTTTCAAGCCCTTAAAAGGTCCAGGGAAGTAAGAAAGAAATTCCAAAGAACACCTCCTTCCCTGGTGAGGTCTTCTCATTTATCCACAGAACCCAGAAAGTCTTGATTTGGGGGACCACCTGTGATGAGTTGAAGGAAGACCAAGGATGAAGCATCCAATGGGGAACAAAATTTTTCTCCTTATTGAATGCACCGTGACTTTGACTTGTAGGAACCCAGTTTGGGGAGATGCAACTCTCAGAGGAAAACCATCTGCAAGCTCTTAGGTGGGAGAGATTAAGGGAGGGAGGTACACctctctgctcttttctctgCCAGTCGtgcttttgcccctccccttcgACTCACCTTCAGAGGTTGGAGAGTCGCTAAGCAGACTGGGAAAATCCTAGAATATTCACTTTTCCTTACACGGGCAGGGTCCCCGTTCGTGTTTTGCCTCTCATCCTTGTTCCCTGCTTCCTGGAGAGTGAGCCGGCGTGTGCATGCAGGGCCTGGCCTTTTCTCCCATCTTCTCTGTGTTTCGCCCACCAGGAAGTTAAGCGGACATCTTCCAAGCAGACCTGCCTTCCTTGCTGCCCGTCTTCTTCCGCTTCCGTCCTCCAGTTAGCTGGCCAGAGGGCAGGAAGGTCCCAGGAGTTAGTTCTGGAGGACAAGAGTGTGCGCTTAGGCTTTGAAGTGTTTGAGGTCTAGGGTCTGTCAATAAAAACGGTACTTGGATTCCCATTTGGAGTCAGATGCTCTCAGGAAgcctgtggggaggaggggtgatCAGTAGGGAAGAACTCAGGCACTGTTGGCTTCCCAGCCCTAAGTCCATCCAGCGCCACCAAACCCTCCACATCTTCGGGGCTGAAGACACGTCTCACATTAtaacaagaaagggaaaaaattctttaaaaagtcgGCTGTTAATTTCTGTTCTCTGAATAGACTAGCAtaccgtgtgtgcgtgtgtgtgtgtgtgtgtttgtgtgtgtgtttaggggaAGGGGGCGGGATATCCAACATCGGTGGTTCTCAAACAATGTCCCAGGAGTCCCAAGGCATGCTCAAAGATGTAATCCGAATCTATTTTTctcatgtctttaaaaaaaaaaaaaaaaaaaaaaaaagctggaactCGAACTCGTCCTAAGCCAAACCCGTCAGGTCGGAGACAATCAGAATGTTACCTTGTGTTCCTAAGTGAGCATGATTTTGCTCAGGTCTCCAGTGAGTTGTTTCTACCATCTGTTTGCATCCAGCCGGACTTCTTGTAAGGGTGACTGGTGAGAGCGAGGTTGCGAGTGGGAGAGGCGCGTCCCGCGCATGCTCTGTAGCGCAGCACTCTGCAAGAAGTCTCCTTTGTAACTCACACGCCCCTGGTATGCTGCGGTGTTCAGCCGTGTGCCTGCCAGCCCGTCCGCGCGTGCCCGTGGCGCTCAGTAATCCTCTCGTCCCGCGGAGTTTTAGCCCGTCCATGAGCCCAGGGGCTCTCTCCTGACTTCAGTTTCTGTGCTCGGGAATGTGAACAGTTGTTAGATGTTGTTAATCATTCCAACTTGAAAATAAACGTCTTGTGACAATTAACTCCAAAAACCTGGGTGAGTCTTAACTGAAGATGCCTGGCCGccgggtggggaggagggaagaaaccTGTTTCCCGCGACAGTTCCTTCCTCGGCATCTGCGCACGGGGAGGTTTTCCTTGGGTTTGTGCAAAAGGCAGGAGCGCTCTGGCCTCTGGAGGTGAAGAGAGCCGGGGCACTCCCCGGCACCCGGTTTCAAAATTGGGCCCATTGGGTCTTCACTGTGTTAACAGGTACTGCCATGATGGGTAAAGGTAAACGTGTATGTTACAAAGTAAAATGTAGCAAATTAAGCCTGCGGACGCGCTTCTAGATGAGGCCCGTccccccctccctgtccccccagTGAACAACTCTCCATCCTAGACTCCCAGCCTGGCGCAAGCTGTTTTCAATCCTGCAAGGATCATCAGTTTTCCGTGACAGAAGATGCCTTCGGGGTGTCCTCTTTGTCCGTGGCCTGCCATCCACGCGAGAGGCTCTCCCCCAGATCTTGGGGTTTTCAGAAGTTTCAAGAACAGATAACTAATGACGTGAATTTACCTGAAAATGTTAGTTCGTTTTGAAGAGCAGCTGGAAGAGGAAAacactttcctccccttccctcagaCAGAAGCAGGTTTTTCAGCTACaaattcagtttttctcctgCCCAGCACCCTCCCCTGCGAGGTTTTCTGAAAGGTCAATGGAGATGACCCTTGGAGAGACCTAAGGGGAAGCAGGCATCTGGGGACAGGGGAGTGAATGAGGcgcagagaggcacagagaggctgggTACTGGGTTTGTCAATTGGgtgcttttcccttctccctccatgGAAAAGCCATATCCGGCCAATGTCTTTGAGTACCTCCCGAGATGCAGCACTCCTCTGGTTCACCCAGGCTGCCAGTAGAATCTGGAAGGCTCATTTGGCCTGAAGTTGGGGGCCACCCAGGGATGGGGACCAGGGAGATGCCGGCAAGTCGGCTGTCCGAAAGGAAGCTTCCCAGCCCCTCTCTGGGAGGGGGCCAGCATTCTGCTCAGGGCTGTGCCAGGAGCAAGGCCGGGCCTTTCCCATTCCTTTGGGGAAGATGGGAGTGATGCCAACAGCCTCCGTGTACACCCCCGAGGTCCTGAAGGCCGTGTCCGTGCTCATCCATGCGTTCAGCCAGCCCTGAAGTGTCGGGCATGGGCTCCATGACAGCCGGGAACCAGGCAAAGATTCCTGCCATCCTGGGACTGGCATTTTGCTGGGAGGTAGACAGGTGCACACCGAGCTGCGGATACCGAAGGGGTGTGGTGAGTCCAATGCTGAGATACACAGCGCAAGAGGGTCCGACGAGGGAGTGCCTATGTGGGAGAGAGTGCTGGCTGTTTCCTGTAGTGGTCAGGGAGGGCCTCCTTGAGGAGGTGACATCTGAACACATAggcaggaggtgagggagggagacaggcgGCCGGCTGGTGGCACagcatcccaggcagagggaagagcccgCGTGAAGAATGCCCGGTGCGgctgagaagaggagaggaggaggctgCGGGTGCGGCCAGAGCAGAGGGGGACGAGGAGGAAATGAGGAGGTGAGGTCAGGGCTGTTTGGGAGGCTCATAGGCTTCGGAAAGGAAAGGATGCACTTCGGCTTCAGTCTGAGTGAGCCGGGAGCCTTGGGAGGGTCCGAGCAGAGGGTCGTGATCAGACTTAGGTTTTCACAGGCTGCGGGGtaggggtggaggggtgagggCAGAGCTGGAAGCCCAGCGAGGAAGGAGGTGACCGCACTAGCAACAGTGGCTGGGCCACGGGCCCATGGGGGCTCTAGAAAGAGCTGCCTGTTCCGTGCTGGATCGCAATATCgtcaccatttttaagtgtgcagttcacAGGGAAGCGAGTACATTCGTGCTGTCCTGCAATGGTCACCACCACTATCCGCCCAGCTCTCTCCATCTTGTGAACTGTAAGCTCTGtacaccccaagatcaagagcggCGTACCCTGCCCCCGAGCCAGCCGGGCATCCCACTGCGGTTCTGCTCTCAGTCTCATCGCCTCACTAGTCTGGGCACCTCCTGTAAGTGGCCTCCTATGGCGCTTGTCCTTTTGCGGCTGTCTTGCTTCACTGAAAATAacgtcctcaaggttcatccctgtGGCTAGTTTTCCTTATAAAAGATAAATTTGCTCgatcaaagaaaaattataaaaaggaacagTACGAAAGTTGTAGATGAAAACACAGATGAGTTCATCCATCATTCTGGCTTTTCgaagcaggatataaaatctagGGGCCTCGAAAGGAGAAAGATCTGTTGTCAACACAAAGATTTTTTATAGATTTGCACTTTTGTGGCAGAAAGGGTGCTGGGCCAGACCAGAGAGCTCCAGGGTCTGTGCTAAAACTCAGCACAGGGCACGTCCAGACCTGTAGCGTTGTCCCCAGGAGGCCGGCTCTACCCAGCACATGTGTCCGGCTCAGTGACATGTCAGTCATGGCTCCCGAGGATCCAGCCCTGGTGGCCCTGTACGAGCGAGAGAATGGAGGGTGGGTCTCAACATGGCAACAGGGCCCCAGGGATCATCTTGGTGCTCTGTGGGAAGATGGCATTTCTCCTGTGACTTGCGACTTTGAGAAAGACAAGGAGTCCTCCGAGGTTAAGCGTTTCCGTTAATGATACTGCATTTCCTGTGACTCCCACTTCCAAGCTTCTAGCTCTGTTTCACCAAAGCCCTACCCTGGGTCTGCAAAGGGAACTCTTGAAAAATCGTTCTCCTAATGGGGAGATATGGAaatttctggggggtgggggggaatatGCTAGGCAGGGAGTGATCACATCATCAAGAAATATGTACGTAACATGTAACAATGTAAACTTGCCATACATCGTTTAATTCATTTAGAAGCTCAGAGTCTGTGCTTTTTAGCCCTGAAAAGAAAGTGAGGGAAAAAAGATAAACCACAAACAGGTTTATGACGGGGACAAATATTAACAGCATTACATAATAGACATGGGACTAATTCATTTACCAAGAGCTAATGggaaataagaagaaagagacagcccgacagaaaaatataaaaggccACGAACAGGTAgtttagagaaaagaaatcaagatgCCTAATAAGTGTGTGAAAGGAACACTCAACCTCATTCCTATTTAAGAATCAAAAGCAATGAATTCTAtgggggcgcccggctggctcagttgctggaacacgtgactcttgatctcggggttgtgagttccagccccatgatcggtgtagcgattacttagaaataaaatcttttaaaaatttttaaaaagcaagaaagtaTAGTTTTTCGCcaatcagaaatttaaaagttgGATAAAAAGCCACtgttggtgaggctgtggggACATGGTCGGTCTCacccactgctggtgggaagacGGATTTGTCCAGAGATGCTCTAGGTGCCTGTGATTTCAGGGCTGATTAAATTAACTGTTGAGCATTCTGAGGAAGAAATACCATGTGCCGATGTGAAAGGCTTTCTAGGCCATCATTTAAGGAGAAATTCACAAGAATGCATTTTAAGATCCCATTTgtttaaagagaaaggaagatttGTGTATAAGTGCTGGTATATGGATAATTTATTTCTCCGAAAGTGATAAGTAGA encodes:
- the PNMA8A gene encoding paraneoplastic antigen-like protein 8A; translated protein: MAMNLLEDWCRGMEVDIHRSLLVTGIPEDCGQAEIEETLNGVLSPLGPYFVLNKIFLREENAKAALIEVGEGVNLRAIPREFPGRGGVWRVICRDPTQDAEFLKNLNEFLDSEGRTWEDVVRLLQLGQPSRPQNWPPQNWADALGVFLGAMVQIVFHVDAEIRSREEAGTQEGADDQAASASASASAAWRKVKKEPGWAAEIGSALKMGNLGSWNDPEDEGDPPKPLVRGAGAKSRSRKKKQRKRPKQESVLWRKPRGRRFNSSASLEDPEAAGAENMEVSDSIRSKRKLRVKQEESALKKPVAKCAWRAPSSSSRDAWSEAVSPGVASQSDQGGGREGPPKKKAMGWALAKSPAPVRKKKKVSLGPVSYVLVESEDAKKKPVMGKKGLGSRRDGSLQKAPRGPQPVGLLASTSRGPKAKPEGSLRASGGQNGNRSHLGCASEWLSGESEQERQVGAEALRAVAGQVERGEDANVVEGAGGPPAEVLERGSPDLPPRSP